In candidate division KSB1 bacterium, the following proteins share a genomic window:
- the fliO gene encoding flagellar biosynthetic protein FliO codes for MWYEMLKSAAALALILGMIFLLAYLAKRFNALRGRSGQGVHGWRILGVKSLGPRKQVFIVEAGTRILLIGSTDKMMTTLAEIHGDEERAALLGAVEAERPAVASFSDLLKKVSS; via the coding sequence ATGTGGTACGAGATGCTCAAAAGCGCCGCCGCGCTCGCCCTGATTCTGGGAATGATCTTCCTGCTCGCGTATCTCGCCAAGCGCTTCAATGCGCTGCGCGGGCGATCCGGGCAAGGGGTTCACGGCTGGCGAATTCTGGGCGTCAAATCTCTGGGACCGCGGAAGCAAGTATTCATTGTGGAAGCCGGAACGCGAATCCTGCTCATCGGTTCGACCGACAAGATGATGACTACACTCGCGGAAATTCACGGTGATGAAGAGCGCGCGGCGTTGCTGGGCGCCGTCGAGGCCGAGCGTCCCGCCGTGGCTTCGTTCAGCGATCTGCTGAAGAAAGTGTCTTCGTGA
- the flhB gene encoding flagellar biosynthesis protein FlhB, translating to MSWMKDDSRSEPATPKRRSKARTEGSVAKSADLSSAVALLAAAIALSWFGAHLFGGLGDIMSLLLSQCGTLELSVDAAPQYLVRGFVVIAGLLAPLFLTVMVAGVAANIGQVGFKITPKVAYPKFSRINPFSGFARLFSPNSVVELLKSILKLVLVGVIVYVAIRGNLNTIYSLTQVPVSALGPTVGKLMVRIIMTAAVTLVMMGILDFFYRRYEHETSLKMTKEEVREESKEQEGDPRVKSKIREIMIKKSIQRMMKQVPQADVVITNPIHLAVALKYDRAKNVAPVVVAKGARKVAERIKEIARENNVPIIENKPLARALFKAVEIGEEIPLDLYKAVAEILAYVYRLKKKFFGVA from the coding sequence GTGAGCTGGATGAAAGACGACAGTCGCAGCGAACCCGCGACACCAAAACGACGGAGCAAGGCCCGCACGGAGGGCAGCGTTGCCAAGTCCGCTGACCTCAGCTCCGCCGTCGCTCTGCTCGCGGCCGCGATTGCGCTGAGTTGGTTCGGGGCGCATCTATTCGGCGGCTTGGGGGACATCATGTCCCTGCTGCTCTCTCAATGCGGAACCCTCGAACTCTCGGTTGACGCGGCGCCGCAATACCTCGTGCGCGGTTTCGTCGTGATCGCGGGACTGCTGGCGCCGCTGTTTCTTACCGTGATGGTGGCCGGCGTCGCCGCGAATATCGGGCAGGTTGGATTCAAAATTACGCCCAAGGTCGCGTATCCGAAATTCAGCCGCATCAATCCGTTCAGCGGCTTTGCGCGGCTGTTTTCGCCGAACTCAGTGGTGGAATTGCTGAAGAGTATTCTGAAGCTCGTGCTGGTCGGCGTCATCGTTTACGTGGCGATCCGCGGCAATCTGAACACCATCTACAGCCTGACGCAAGTGCCCGTCAGCGCGCTGGGTCCGACCGTCGGGAAACTCATGGTCCGCATTATCATGACCGCCGCCGTCACGCTCGTCATGATGGGCATTCTCGACTTCTTCTACCGTCGCTATGAGCACGAGACATCGCTCAAGATGACCAAGGAAGAAGTGCGCGAAGAGTCGAAAGAGCAGGAGGGAGATCCGCGCGTCAAGTCCAAGATCCGCGAGATCATGATCAAGAAAAGCATCCAGCGGATGATGAAGCAAGTTCCGCAGGCGGATGTCGTGATCACCAACCCGATCCACCTCGCCGTGGCTCTGAAATACGATCGCGCAAAAAACGTCGCACCGGTGGTCGTCGCGAAAGGTGCGCGCAAGGTCGCCGAGCGCATCAAAGAGATCGCCCGCGAAAACAACGTCCCGATTATCGAAAACAAGCCGCTGGCCCGCGCGCTGTTCAAAGCCGTCGAGATCGGCGAGGAAATCCCGCTGGACCTCTACAAGGCCGTGGCGGAAATCCTCGCCTATGTCTATCGCCTGAAAAAGAAGTTCTTCGGAGTCGCCTGA
- the fliN gene encoding flagellar motor switch protein FliN, translating to MSDTLISAGVDRKVLAMESNFRRLLERSLLTFLDRAVPVTLTGPEPFEFKDVKALLPGEIVLATLTATESVQGKVLYAMTREDAAVLADLLLSGDGKAAFASEDHLEPLRDLFREITASLSSDIGKEIGKHVAFDDMRIVLIDLSPSDFAGSAWVVNKLECEIDRPLTILRIVAKEFIRACYPEESSAPEGRDSVDLSETDESIRKEMGLVLDIELDLSIELGRTSMLIRDIVKLGPGSIVELDKLSGEPVDLYVNGRRFAKGEVVVVDENFAVRITELVPVEERMKASRN from the coding sequence TTGAGTGACACTCTGATTAGTGCCGGCGTGGACCGGAAAGTTCTGGCGATGGAGTCCAACTTCCGCAGATTGCTGGAGCGGTCGTTGTTGACCTTCCTCGATCGCGCTGTCCCCGTCACCCTGACAGGCCCCGAGCCGTTTGAGTTCAAAGATGTCAAGGCGCTGCTGCCCGGCGAAATCGTGCTGGCAACGCTGACCGCGACAGAGTCGGTGCAGGGGAAAGTGCTGTACGCCATGACGCGGGAGGACGCGGCGGTATTGGCCGACCTGCTCCTCAGCGGTGACGGCAAGGCCGCCTTTGCGAGTGAGGACCACCTCGAACCGCTGCGCGACCTGTTCCGCGAAATCACCGCGAGTCTGTCGTCCGATATCGGTAAGGAAATCGGCAAGCACGTCGCCTTTGACGACATGCGGATCGTGTTGATCGATCTCAGCCCCTCCGATTTCGCCGGATCGGCCTGGGTGGTCAACAAGCTGGAGTGCGAAATCGATCGGCCGCTCACGATCCTGCGCATCGTCGCGAAGGAATTCATCCGGGCGTGCTACCCGGAGGAGTCCAGCGCGCCCGAGGGGCGCGACAGCGTGGACCTCAGTGAGACCGACGAGTCGATCCGCAAGGAAATGGGCCTCGTGCTGGATATCGAACTTGATCTGTCGATCGAACTCGGCCGGACCTCGATGCTCATCCGCGACATCGTCAAGCTCGGTCCGGGGTCGATCGTCGAGCTGGATAAACTGTCCGGCGAGCCTGTGGATCTTTACGTGAATGGCCGCCGCTTCGCCAAAGGTGAAGTCGTGGTCGTTGACGAAAACTTCGCCGTGAGAATCACGGAGTTGGTCCCCGTCGAAGAGCGGATGAAGGCCAGCCGCAACTAA
- a CDS encoding flagellar basal body-associated FliL family protein produces MARPPEDSEPENQEPAVEPAPKKSKPMMKYIIIAAVLVVQTVLAYFLQKTFLFPGTATANVEAAKHEETEEGKEGEEGESTVVLLDEIVVNPAETAGRRYLAVTIGLQMKGEALEASVEKAGPLIRDALITLLSAKHLDELSRSSYRDTLRTEIKTAVNVHLKNKVDNVIFSGYVLQ; encoded by the coding sequence ATGGCAAGACCTCCTGAAGACAGCGAACCTGAAAACCAGGAACCAGCCGTCGAACCCGCGCCGAAGAAGAGTAAGCCGATGATGAAGTACATTATCATCGCCGCCGTGCTCGTCGTCCAGACCGTGCTCGCCTATTTCCTGCAAAAGACCTTCCTGTTCCCCGGCACCGCTACCGCTAACGTCGAAGCGGCCAAGCACGAAGAAACGGAGGAAGGCAAGGAAGGTGAGGAAGGTGAAAGCACCGTCGTCTTACTGGACGAAATTGTGGTGAATCCCGCCGAAACCGCCGGTCGCCGCTATCTCGCCGTGACCATCGGCCTGCAAATGAAAGGCGAAGCGCTCGAGGCTTCGGTCGAGAAAGCCGGCCCGCTGATTCGCGACGCGCTCATCACGCTGCTATCCGCAAAACACCTCGACGAGCTATCCCGCAGCTCCTACCGCGACACGCTCCGTACGGAGATCAAGACCGCGGTGAACGTGCACCTGAAAAATAAGGTTGACAACGTCATCTTCAGCGGATACGTCCTGCAGTAG
- the fliP gene encoding flagellar type III secretion system pore protein FliP (The bacterial flagellar biogenesis protein FliP forms a type III secretion system (T3SS)-type pore required for flagellar assembly.), whose amino-acid sequence MPQLADAQAIPSLSLQVGPAQEPGKVVSTLQIVGLLTLLALAPAMVLMMTSFTRIIIVLHFLRQAMGATQVPPPQLLVGLALILSYFIMQPAINQINETALQPYMAGQIDQKVAMTNAAAPLKDFMLRQVREQDLALFVNLSGQPRPENKADVSMGTLVPAFVISEMRIAFQIGFVLYLPFLIIDMVVSSVLLAMGMMMLPPVMISLPFKILLFVMVDGWYLVVESLVKSFH is encoded by the coding sequence ATGCCGCAACTGGCCGACGCGCAGGCGATCCCATCGCTCTCGCTTCAGGTCGGACCCGCGCAGGAACCCGGAAAGGTCGTCTCGACGCTCCAAATCGTCGGGTTGCTCACGCTGCTCGCGCTGGCTCCGGCCATGGTGTTGATGATGACGAGCTTCACGCGGATCATCATCGTTTTGCATTTTCTGCGGCAGGCCATGGGGGCGACGCAGGTTCCGCCGCCGCAACTGCTGGTGGGACTGGCCCTAATTCTCTCCTATTTCATCATGCAGCCGGCCATCAACCAGATCAATGAAACGGCTCTGCAACCCTACATGGCGGGACAAATCGATCAGAAGGTCGCCATGACCAATGCCGCCGCGCCGCTGAAAGATTTCATGCTCCGGCAAGTCCGCGAACAGGACTTAGCCTTGTTTGTAAATCTTTCCGGACAGCCACGTCCCGAAAACAAGGCCGATGTCTCGATGGGAACCCTGGTCCCGGCCTTTGTGATCAGTGAAATGCGGATTGCGTTTCAAATCGGATTTGTGCTCTATCTCCCGTTCCTCATTATCGACATGGTGGTCTCGTCGGTGTTGCTCGCCATGGGCATGATGATGCTGCCGCCGGTCATGATCAGTCTGCCGTTCAAGATCCTCCTGTTTGTGATGGTGGATGGCTGGTATCTGGTCGTCGAGTCCCTGGTGAAAAGTTTCCACTGA
- the flhA gene encoding flagellar biosynthesis protein FlhA gives MNNPAPKTAAAAPAAPNALKRLFSYSDIGMSIGLVAIIFVMVIPLPPFLLDILLAMSIAISLSILLTALYVEEPLHFSVFPGLLLVVTLFRLALNVASTRLILGDGYAGHIIQAFGSFVVKGNYIVGLVIFLVLVVINLVVITKGSGRISEVAARFTLDAMPGKQMAIDADLNQGMIDEKEARRRREKIGKEADFYGAMDGASKFVRGDAVAGLLITAINILGGFGIGMWQMQLGFVESLQKFTILTVGDGLVAQIPALITSVAAGIIVTRAASSGNLGHEVTRQLLGYPRAIYVASGVLAVFAITPGLPLTPFLILSAACFLLARMAAQQQPAKNAELAAEEAAALAKKKPEKVEDYVLVDPLEIEIGYGLIPLVEGGPGGDLLDRITNLRRQFAVQTGQVIPPVRIRDNTQLSPSSYVIRIRGTEMARGEIRPTMLLALNPGEGAARIEGIPTRDPSFDLPAIWIHRSEKERAQSAGYTVVEPAAVITTHLSELMKREGYRLMSRDAVQELMEAVKKTHKTVVDELVPGQLGIGQIQKVLQNLLREGLPIRDMSTILETLADYAPVTKDPEFLTEAVRVALSTTIAQRYEDEPGRLSALTIDPRIEHMISDGLRTSAKEGSEFALPANVVSRLVDKARDLAARMQNRGFQPIVITAPGIRTFFRRLIEPELPNVIVLSVGELPAHTQVLPMGTIQLEGQSS, from the coding sequence ATGAATAATCCCGCGCCCAAAACCGCAGCCGCGGCGCCCGCGGCACCGAACGCGCTGAAACGACTCTTCAGTTACAGTGATATTGGCATGTCCATCGGCCTCGTGGCCATCATCTTCGTGATGGTGATTCCGCTGCCGCCGTTCCTGCTGGATATCCTGCTGGCGATGTCAATCGCCATCTCGCTGTCAATTCTGCTCACCGCATTGTATGTTGAAGAACCGCTGCACTTCTCGGTCTTTCCGGGATTGCTGCTGGTGGTAACATTGTTCCGACTGGCGTTGAACGTGGCCTCCACGCGCCTGATCCTCGGCGACGGCTACGCCGGTCACATCATTCAGGCCTTCGGCAGCTTCGTCGTCAAAGGCAACTACATCGTCGGCCTCGTGATCTTCCTTGTGCTCGTCGTGATCAATCTCGTGGTCATTACCAAAGGCTCCGGCCGCATCTCCGAAGTCGCCGCCCGGTTTACGTTGGACGCGATGCCCGGCAAGCAGATGGCGATCGACGCCGACCTGAATCAGGGCATGATCGACGAAAAGGAGGCGCGCCGCCGCCGCGAGAAAATCGGAAAGGAAGCTGACTTCTACGGCGCGATGGATGGCGCTTCGAAATTCGTGCGCGGCGATGCCGTCGCCGGACTGCTGATCACCGCTATTAACATCCTCGGCGGTTTCGGAATCGGCATGTGGCAGATGCAACTTGGATTCGTCGAGTCACTGCAGAAGTTCACGATTCTGACCGTGGGTGACGGTCTCGTGGCGCAGATTCCCGCGCTGATTACATCCGTGGCGGCCGGTATCATTGTCACTCGCGCGGCTTCCTCCGGAAACCTCGGCCACGAAGTCACGAGACAACTGCTCGGCTATCCCCGGGCAATCTACGTTGCGTCCGGCGTGTTGGCCGTGTTCGCGATCACCCCCGGTCTGCCACTCACGCCGTTTCTCATTCTCTCCGCCGCGTGCTTTCTGCTGGCGCGCATGGCCGCCCAGCAGCAGCCCGCCAAAAACGCGGAATTGGCGGCCGAAGAGGCCGCTGCGCTGGCCAAGAAAAAGCCCGAGAAGGTCGAGGACTACGTGCTCGTTGATCCGTTGGAGATCGAAATCGGCTATGGCCTGATCCCGTTGGTCGAGGGCGGACCCGGCGGCGATCTGCTGGACCGTATCACCAATCTCCGGCGGCAATTCGCTGTGCAAACCGGACAAGTCATCCCGCCCGTGCGGATCCGCGACAACACGCAATTGTCGCCGAGTAGCTATGTGATTCGCATCCGGGGCACCGAGATGGCTCGCGGCGAAATTCGCCCGACCATGCTGCTCGCCTTAAATCCCGGCGAAGGCGCCGCGCGAATCGAGGGCATTCCCACGCGTGATCCGAGCTTCGACCTGCCGGCCATCTGGATCCACCGCAGCGAAAAAGAGCGGGCACAGTCCGCCGGCTACACCGTGGTCGAACCCGCGGCGGTCATCACCACGCACCTCTCGGAACTCATGAAGCGAGAAGGCTATCGACTCATGTCACGAGATGCGGTACAAGAGCTCATGGAAGCCGTGAAGAAGACCCACAAGACCGTGGTGGACGAGCTGGTGCCCGGACAACTCGGCATCGGACAGATTCAGAAAGTTCTGCAAAACTTGTTGCGCGAGGGACTGCCCATCCGTGACATGTCCACGATTCTCGAGACCTTGGCCGACTACGCGCCGGTCACGAAAGATCCGGAGTTTCTGACCGAAGCTGTGCGGGTCGCGCTCTCGACGACCATCGCTCAGCGCTATGAAGATGAACCCGGCAGACTATCGGCCCTCACGATCGATCCGCGCATCGAGCACATGATCAGCGATGGACTACGCACTTCCGCAAAAGAGGGAAGTGAATTCGCGCTGCCCGCCAATGTCGTCTCACGGCTGGTGGACAAAGCCCGCGATCTGGCAGCTCGAATGCAAAACCGCGGCTTCCAGCCCATCGTCATCACGGCTCCCGGGATCCGCACCTTCTTCCGCCGACTGATCGAACCCGAACTGCCGAACGTCATTGTACTGTCGGTCGGTGAACTCCCCGCGCATACGCAAGTCTTGCCCATGGGCACGATTCAACTTGAAGGACAATCGTCATGA
- the fliR gene encoding flagellar biosynthetic protein FliR: MPIDVAQIELFALVFIRLTAAFSVLPVFSNAAIPSMLKAGLAGIMALLVVPAMDPTMLAAHGTALDFFNLALRESLCGILIGFVGQMLFYAVEVAGNLIGYQIGFSFVSSVDPNSDAQSTVMTQLYTIFATLLFLCLNGHHLMIGAVAESLQRIPVGSFVIGDGFMTFFIASAATILADGVRLAAPIMVTLLVTDIGFGILTRVAPAMNVFVIGFPLKIAGGLLMTAASLQIVAMTFGGQLQSWTRQTPVLLRLMGAP, from the coding sequence ATGCCCATTGATGTGGCTCAGATCGAGCTGTTCGCGCTGGTCTTCATCCGGCTGACCGCCGCGTTCTCCGTACTGCCCGTGTTCAGCAACGCGGCGATTCCGTCGATGCTGAAAGCCGGCCTGGCCGGCATCATGGCGCTGCTCGTCGTGCCCGCGATGGATCCGACCATGCTTGCCGCTCACGGCACGGCGTTGGACTTCTTCAATCTGGCGCTGCGCGAAAGCCTTTGCGGAATCTTGATCGGCTTTGTCGGTCAAATGCTGTTCTATGCGGTTGAAGTTGCCGGCAATCTGATCGGTTATCAGATCGGCTTCTCGTTTGTCTCCTCGGTCGATCCGAACTCCGACGCCCAGAGCACGGTCATGACGCAGCTCTATACGATATTCGCGACGCTGCTCTTTCTGTGCCTGAACGGTCACCATCTGATGATCGGCGCTGTTGCGGAGAGCCTGCAACGAATTCCGGTCGGTTCCTTTGTGATCGGAGACGGATTCATGACCTTCTTCATCGCTTCGGCGGCAACCATTCTCGCGGACGGTGTACGGTTAGCCGCTCCGATTATGGTGACGCTGCTGGTAACCGACATCGGATTCGGAATCCTGACTCGCGTGGCACCGGCGATGAACGTGTTCGTGATCGGATTCCCGCTGAAGATCGCCGGTGGCTTGCTGATGACGGCGGCGTCGCTGCAAATCGTCGCGATGACGTTTGGCGGACAACTGCAAAGCTGGACACGCCAGACGCCGGTGCTGCTTAGACTCATGGGTGCTCCGTGA
- the fliM gene encoding flagellar motor switch protein FliM — protein MSKILTQEEIDALLKNVSAAQTYEPAVDVRERPVHLYDFKHPDRISKDQLRALRTIHDSFARSFGTYLSGMLRTLVDINLLSIDQATYSEYMLSLSVPSCIHIVTSKNLKGSSILEMSPQFALTVVDRLLGGSGTRVGSIRELTIIEQNILRKMIDSCLTILADAWRHVYPLNFYVESYESNPQFVQIAPASETAAVVSFEIIMRDMTYPMNVCSPYFVLDPLIQHLATSWSNVSSKRPSKVDMEAIRTRVGLTQLPVAAVLGDANISLDQLLRLNRGDVIMCRQRNDDFLRVRVDGKVKFWAEPGVSGLNKAFKVVRRVSDMEEINFE, from the coding sequence ATGAGTAAGATTCTCACCCAGGAAGAGATCGATGCGCTGCTGAAGAACGTCTCGGCCGCGCAGACCTACGAGCCGGCCGTCGATGTCCGCGAGCGACCCGTCCATCTCTACGACTTCAAGCACCCCGACCGGATTTCCAAGGATCAACTGCGCGCGCTGCGAACGATCCACGATTCCTTCGCCCGGTCCTTCGGCACGTATCTCTCCGGTATGCTCAGAACACTCGTCGATATCAATCTACTGTCGATCGATCAGGCGACCTATTCCGAGTATATGCTGTCGCTGTCCGTGCCCTCATGTATCCATATCGTGACGTCGAAAAATCTGAAAGGCTCGTCGATCCTGGAGATGTCCCCGCAATTCGCGCTCACGGTGGTCGATCGACTGCTCGGCGGAAGCGGCACGCGCGTCGGCAGCATCCGCGAACTGACCATCATCGAGCAGAATATCCTGCGCAAAATGATCGACTCCTGTCTCACGATTCTGGCCGATGCCTGGCGCCACGTCTATCCGCTCAACTTCTATGTCGAATCGTACGAGTCCAACCCGCAATTCGTGCAGATCGCGCCGGCGTCAGAAACCGCCGCCGTCGTCTCGTTCGAAATCATCATGCGCGATATGACCTATCCCATGAACGTCTGCTCGCCCTACTTCGTGCTCGATCCGCTGATCCAGCACCTCGCGACGAGCTGGTCCAATGTCAGTTCCAAGCGCCCGTCCAAAGTGGACATGGAAGCGATCCGGACGCGCGTCGGTCTCACGCAGCTGCCGGTGGCGGCGGTACTGGGCGACGCCAACATCAGCCTCGATCAACTCCTCCGGCTCAATCGCGGCGATGTGATCATGTGCCGACAGCGCAACGACGACTTCCTGCGCGTGCGCGTTGACGGCAAAGTGAAATTCTGGGCCGAACCGGGCGTGAGCGGTCTCAACAAAGCATTCAAGGTCGTTCGGCGAGTCAGCGATATGGAGGAAATCAACTTTGAGTGA
- a CDS encoding flagellar hook protein FlgE, translating into MMTSLFSAVTGMTNHQTRMDVIGDNIANVNTIGFKASRVSFATGFSQLLQAADKPNDTAGGKNGIEVGLGMRISSIDRIFNQGNFENTGNRTDLAVQGDGFFVVGDAAGQYYTRSGNFQIDADGALLAGGGRYHVLGRLADKNGVLLRSSAVEPMELPFGEKDPAKATTNVKYFCNLDANASKTQTYTASIAFTANEVPATGAAEINDLDQVTAALDDGDTITISGKNQAGADVTVDFVYGTDGTTLQDLMDKINSAAGYNSSGADGSKVGLDAAGKMSLRDNLAGDSQSTISMSFNDAAGSASAMVLPTFVSTESGSTGTHSASINVYDSRGDTHRVEITFTQDVTQTNVWDWHIVVDDGAIDEVNARLNGDSGSVRFNTDGSLLALEGGPLTFDPPGAQGIVINLDGGTVGTFDGITQFSSPSTTIALNQDGHGMGVLSDFTVDGSGVINGTYSNGITRTLGQIALARFANPSGLQLAGENIYESSVNSGDPLIGVDNGNVNQVYSGYLELSTVDLGEQFTDMIIAQRGFQASSRVITVADSLLNEVTQLKR; encoded by the coding sequence ATGATGACCTCGTTGTTCAGTGCCGTCACGGGAATGACTAACCATCAAACTCGGATGGACGTAATCGGCGACAACATCGCCAACGTCAATACGATCGGCTTCAAGGCCAGTCGTGTTTCCTTCGCGACCGGATTCTCGCAGCTCCTGCAGGCGGCCGACAAGCCGAATGATACCGCGGGCGGCAAGAACGGCATCGAAGTCGGACTGGGGATGCGAATCTCGTCCATCGACCGCATCTTCAACCAGGGAAACTTTGAAAACACGGGCAATCGTACCGACCTCGCCGTGCAGGGCGACGGCTTCTTCGTCGTCGGCGACGCCGCCGGTCAATACTACACCCGATCCGGCAACTTCCAGATCGATGCCGACGGCGCGCTGCTCGCGGGCGGCGGCCGTTATCACGTGTTAGGGCGACTGGCCGACAAGAACGGTGTCCTGCTGCGCTCCTCCGCCGTTGAACCGATGGAATTGCCCTTCGGTGAAAAGGACCCCGCCAAGGCCACGACAAACGTGAAGTACTTCTGCAACCTCGACGCGAATGCGTCGAAGACGCAGACCTATACGGCCTCGATTGCCTTCACGGCCAATGAGGTTCCCGCCACGGGAGCCGCTGAAATCAACGATCTTGATCAAGTAACCGCGGCGCTCGATGACGGCGATACGATCACCATTTCCGGAAAGAACCAGGCGGGAGCGGACGTGACCGTGGACTTCGTGTACGGAACCGACGGCACGACGCTGCAAGACCTGATGGACAAGATCAATTCGGCCGCCGGCTACAATTCCTCCGGAGCCGACGGCTCCAAGGTCGGACTCGATGCCGCCGGCAAGATGTCGCTCCGTGATAACCTGGCCGGCGACAGCCAATCCACGATCTCGATGAGCTTCAACGACGCGGCGGGCAGCGCCTCCGCGATGGTGCTCCCGACCTTCGTCTCCACCGAAAGCGGTTCGACGGGTACCCACTCCGCGTCGATCAACGTCTATGACAGCCGCGGCGATACGCACCGCGTCGAGATCACCTTTACGCAGGATGTGACGCAGACCAATGTCTGGGACTGGCACATCGTGGTCGATGACGGTGCAATCGACGAAGTGAATGCGCGGCTAAATGGTGACTCGGGAAGTGTGCGCTTCAACACGGACGGCTCGCTGCTCGCACTCGAAGGCGGGCCACTCACGTTCGATCCGCCGGGAGCCCAGGGCATCGTGATCAATCTCGACGGCGGCACGGTCGGTACGTTCGACGGCATCACCCAGTTTTCCTCGCCCAGCACGACCATCGCGCTCAATCAGGACGGTCACGGCATGGGTGTGCTGTCCGACTTCACGGTGGACGGCAGCGGAGTGATCAACGGGACGTACTCCAACGGGATCACCCGTACCCTCGGCCAGATCGCGCTGGCGCGGTTTGCGAATCCGAGCGGTCTGCAACTCGCGGGGGAAAATATCTACGAAAGCAGCGTCAACAGCGGCGATCCGCTGATCGGCGTTGACAACGGAAACGTCAATCAAGTCTATTCGGGCTATCTGGAACTGTCCACCGTTGACCTCGGCGAGCAGTTCACGGATATGATTATCGCCCAACGAGGATTTCAGGCCAGCTCGAGGGTCATCACGGTCGCGGACTCGCTTCTCAACGAAGTCACGCAGCTGAAGCGGTAG
- a CDS encoding HDOD domain-containing protein, translating to MNEREKVAWILRDIRTLPTLPHVAVELLRQSERAETSLSEIALLVEKDPSIATRLLKLVNSSYFGLRREVASVHQALMLVGLNNLRSLVLSTSVMDLFDQKGQVGQLDRGDLWKHCIATAITARAIAKDTRMMDPEVAFTAGLIHDIGKVIVDRYLHPEFVEIVALMEQQSCTMRQAEGEILGVTHPEIGLHLTTHWNLPEVLRECVAYHHSPNDAGTYGTEAAVIALANEMSYELGHGYGEAERPLESDQIRALTRLSEERAAALRGQLLETIESDVSAVAQHSSDHAH from the coding sequence ATGAACGAACGCGAGAAAGTCGCCTGGATCCTGCGGGATATTCGGACGCTGCCGACGCTGCCGCATGTTGCCGTGGAATTGCTGCGTCAGAGCGAGCGCGCCGAGACTTCGCTTTCCGAGATCGCACTCCTGGTCGAGAAGGATCCCTCGATCGCCACCCGGCTTCTGAAACTCGTGAACTCGTCGTACTTCGGCCTCCGGCGGGAAGTGGCCAGTGTTCATCAGGCGTTGATGCTCGTCGGCCTGAATAATCTGCGCAGTTTGGTCCTCTCGACTTCCGTCATGGATTTGTTTGATCAAAAAGGGCAGGTGGGGCAGCTTGACCGCGGCGACCTGTGGAAACACTGTATAGCCACCGCGATCACCGCGCGCGCGATCGCCAAGGACACGCGGATGATGGACCCGGAAGTTGCGTTTACTGCCGGTCTGATTCACGACATCGGCAAAGTGATCGTTGATCGCTATCTGCATCCGGAATTTGTCGAGATTGTCGCATTGATGGAGCAGCAGTCGTGTACCATGCGCCAGGCGGAAGGAGAGATTCTCGGCGTCACGCACCCTGAGATCGGATTGCACCTGACCACGCATTGGAACTTGCCTGAGGTGCTGCGCGAGTGCGTTGCGTACCACCACTCGCCGAACGATGCCGGTACGTACGGCACGGAAGCGGCCGTGATCGCCTTGGCCAATGAAATGTCCTACGAACTCGGTCACGGTTACGGGGAAGCGGAACGGCCGTTGGAGTCTGATCAGATTCGCGCCTTGACGCGGCTCAGCGAAGAGCGAGCGGCTGCATTGCGCGGCCAACTGCTGGAGACCATCGAAAGCGACGTGAGCGCGGTCGCACAGCACTCCTCCGACCATGCCCATTGA
- the fliQ gene encoding flagellar biosynthesis protein FliQ — translation MTQELAMYVTSQALTTALMVSAPLLIAGLVVGVVISMFQAVTQINEMTLSFVPKIAVTGLVLLLAVQWMAQQVMDYFRYIISIIPQIAQ, via the coding sequence ATGACGCAAGAATTGGCCATGTATGTCACGAGCCAGGCGCTGACTACTGCTCTAATGGTCAGTGCGCCGCTGTTGATCGCGGGTCTCGTCGTCGGTGTCGTCATCTCGATGTTTCAGGCGGTGACGCAGATTAACGAAATGACCTTGTCTTTCGTGCCGAAAATTGCGGTCACCGGACTGGTGCTGCTCCTGGCCGTGCAGTGGATGGCCCAGCAGGTCATGGACTACTTTCGCTACATCATCTCCATTATCCCGCAAATCGCCCAATGA